From a region of the uncultured Draconibacterium sp. genome:
- a CDS encoding ABC transporter permease, with product MIRNLLKHSLRALKKQKGYVAINILGLSIGIACSIIIALFIIHELSYDQYNENKDRLYRLTLDGKIGEQEVNASYTAAVIGPTMAIDFPEVEKFCRLNTWGDAIVKKEDIAYVIDDFAEVDSTFFELFSIPLLKGDSKTVLNEPNTMVLSESTAKKIFGDEDPINKLLRVNTGQDPYRVTGVMADFPEETHLNANILTSFMTNQRSDDKEWLNNSFSTYILLKPNTSPDNVEAKFPGMIEKYVGPRVQQMFGVSLSDFVTQGNRYEFHLQPVTKIHLQPEVEHEVKPATDPKYLVIFSSVAILIIVIASINFMNLSTAQATKRAKEIGVKKVSGSSKGMLILQFLTDSTLISFIALILAVAIVFISLPFFNEVFDTQVQFNLIEHFYYIPLLILFALFVGFIAGAYPAFYLSSFNPNTVLRGKLRDGAKNGKLRRILVSVQFLISIILIVGTVIMYRQLTYMVNKDVGFNKDRLMVIHSAGAIGDQVKAFKQEILKIPGVEFVSASTAVPGHNTNNNGYMLEGRDGQTFLMQTAYVDYDFLKTYNIELSDGRFFDREFGADHDACIVNRKTVEEFGIDDYTQARFVVVFNDEGEKKFMPIIGVCNNFHFESLHSRINPYVMRFKEDDNNWGFISVKFNTDASAAAINQIEDSWKRFASNNPLRYFFMDEDFSHMYKAERQNAKLSVVFAILGIFIAALGLFGLTSFTVEQRTKEVGVRKALGASGYSIFYLISKEIVVLVCVATLVAWPLIYWVATNWLHNYYYRISLGVFEFIIGFIVAISIALATISYKTLQTLRINPAHTLRYE from the coding sequence ATGATTAGAAACTTATTAAAACACAGCCTGCGGGCGTTAAAGAAGCAAAAAGGATATGTTGCTATCAACATTTTGGGACTGTCCATTGGAATAGCCTGCAGTATTATTATAGCGCTGTTTATTATCCACGAGTTAAGTTACGATCAGTACAACGAAAACAAAGACCGGCTTTACCGTTTAACACTCGACGGTAAAATTGGCGAGCAGGAAGTAAATGCCTCTTACACGGCGGCGGTTATTGGGCCAACAATGGCCATCGATTTTCCCGAGGTGGAAAAATTTTGTCGCCTAAACACATGGGGCGATGCCATTGTAAAAAAAGAAGATATCGCTTATGTGATTGACGATTTTGCTGAAGTGGATTCTACTTTTTTTGAGCTGTTCTCCATTCCGCTGCTGAAAGGCGACAGCAAAACCGTACTGAACGAACCCAACACGATGGTGCTGTCGGAGTCGACGGCTAAAAAGATCTTTGGCGACGAAGACCCTATAAATAAACTGTTACGCGTAAATACCGGTCAGGATCCTTACCGCGTAACCGGAGTAATGGCCGATTTCCCCGAGGAAACGCATTTAAATGCCAACATCCTCACTTCGTTTATGACCAACCAAAGATCTGACGACAAGGAGTGGTTAAACAACAGTTTTTCTACGTACATATTACTAAAACCGAATACTTCGCCCGATAATGTTGAAGCAAAGTTTCCGGGCATGATTGAAAAATATGTTGGCCCGAGGGTGCAGCAGATGTTTGGCGTTTCGTTGAGTGATTTTGTTACACAGGGCAACCGTTATGAATTTCACCTGCAGCCGGTAACAAAAATACACTTACAACCGGAGGTCGAGCATGAGGTAAAACCTGCCACCGACCCGAAATACCTGGTTATTTTCAGCAGCGTGGCCATTCTGATCATTGTAATTGCCTCCATTAATTTTATGAACCTTTCAACCGCGCAGGCTACCAAACGCGCCAAAGAAATTGGGGTGAAAAAGGTAAGCGGTTCGTCAAAAGGAATGCTTATTCTGCAATTCCTTACCGATTCAACGCTGATTTCATTCATCGCACTGATTTTGGCTGTGGCTATTGTTTTTATATCGCTGCCGTTTTTTAACGAAGTTTTTGATACGCAGGTACAATTTAATCTTATCGAGCATTTCTATTACATTCCCTTGCTTATTCTCTTTGCGCTTTTCGTAGGTTTTATTGCAGGCGCTTATCCGGCCTTTTATCTCTCGTCGTTTAATCCCAATACTGTGTTGCGTGGAAAACTTCGCGACGGGGCAAAAAACGGGAAACTACGCCGCATCCTGGTGTCAGTCCAGTTTCTAATTTCCATTATTCTTATTGTAGGAACGGTTATTATGTACCGACAATTAACCTACATGGTAAATAAAGATGTTGGTTTCAACAAAGATCGTTTGATGGTCATCCACAGCGCCGGAGCAATTGGCGACCAGGTAAAAGCATTTAAACAGGAAATTCTGAAAATACCCGGCGTTGAGTTTGTTTCAGCATCGACGGCTGTTCCCGGACACAACACCAACAACAACGGTTATATGCTGGAAGGCCGCGACGGGCAGACCTTCCTGATGCAAACTGCCTATGTAGATTACGATTTCCTGAAAACCTACAACATCGAGCTTAGCGACGGCCGCTTTTTCGACCGTGAGTTTGGGGCCGACCACGACGCGTGTATCGTAAACCGGAAAACCGTTGAAGAGTTTGGTATCGACGATTATACCCAGGCACGGTTTGTAGTTGTATTTAACGACGAGGGCGAGAAAAAATTTATGCCCATCATAGGTGTTTGTAATAATTTTCATTTCGAATCGCTTCACAGTCGGATAAACCCGTATGTGATGCGCTTTAAAGAAGACGACAATAACTGGGGGTTTATATCGGTAAAATTTAACACCGATGCATCGGCGGCGGCCATTAACCAGATTGAAGACAGCTGGAAACGTTTTGCATCGAATAACCCGCTGCGCTACTTTTTTATGGATGAAGACTTTTCGCACATGTATAAAGCCGAACGGCAAAATGCAAAGTTGTCGGTTGTTTTTGCCATACTGGGGATTTTTATTGCGGCGCTGGGACTTTTCGGCCTCACCTCGTTTACCGTTGAGCAGCGAACAAAAGAAGTGGGTGTACGCAAAGCGCTGGGAGCTTCCGGGTACAGTATTTTCTACCTTATTTCGAAAGAAATTGTTGTACTGGTTTGTGTGGCAACCCTTGTGGCCTGGCCGCTTATTTACTGGGTAGCTACCAACTGGCTGCATAATTATTACTACCGCATCAGCCTCGGTGTGTTTGAGTTTATTATTGGTTTTATTGTGGCCATTTCTATAGCATTGGCTACCATTAGTTATAAAACACTGCAAACACTGCGGATTAATCCGGCGCATACCTTGAGGTATGAGTAG
- a CDS encoding N(5)-(carboxyethyl)ornithine synthase: MKNRTLGVIGTSRKQDEKRVPIHPDHLSRLPENIRKQLVFEKGYGAPFNIDDDFFRAQTGGVATRHELLADLGSVIIAKPVLADLQEIREGGFIWGYPHCAQQVDITQTAIDRKLTLIAFEDMFVWSPNGQIGRHTFYKNNEMAGYCAVIHALQLRGIDGHYGNQRKVIIFSFGAVSRGAIYALKSHGFRDITICIQRPDHEVREEILDVHYVRIRDGKDGEARMVTIEHDGTVRPLSDLINESEIIINGTYQDTDNPVDFVTEDEKDTLMAGTLIIDVSCDEGMGFYFARPTTFKDPILKIDNIDYYAVDHTPSYLWESASRSISAALIVYLPTILKGSKSWMEDATIERAINIQNGVVKKASVLTFQNRMSEYPHEYIKAKT; encoded by the coding sequence ATGAAAAATCGAACTTTAGGAGTGATTGGAACTTCAAGAAAACAAGACGAGAAACGCGTGCCGATTCATCCGGATCATCTGTCGCGTTTACCAGAGAATATCAGAAAACAATTAGTCTTTGAAAAAGGATATGGTGCTCCTTTTAATATAGATGATGATTTTTTTAGAGCACAAACGGGAGGTGTTGCAACGCGTCATGAACTATTAGCTGATTTGGGTTCTGTAATTATTGCCAAACCAGTATTAGCTGATTTACAGGAAATACGTGAAGGAGGATTTATTTGGGGATATCCGCATTGCGCACAACAGGTAGATATTACCCAAACAGCCATAGACCGGAAACTTACACTAATTGCCTTTGAAGATATGTTTGTGTGGTCTCCAAATGGACAAATTGGCCGACATACTTTTTACAAGAACAATGAAATGGCCGGCTATTGTGCCGTTATTCATGCCCTACAATTACGGGGTATCGATGGTCATTATGGCAATCAGCGCAAAGTAATAATATTTAGTTTCGGGGCTGTTAGCCGTGGCGCTATTTATGCACTTAAATCGCATGGGTTCAGAGACATTACCATTTGTATTCAAAGGCCAGACCATGAAGTTCGAGAAGAAATTTTAGATGTTCATTATGTACGCATCCGTGATGGGAAAGATGGAGAAGCCCGTATGGTAACGATAGAACACGATGGTACAGTCAGGCCTCTGTCCGATTTAATCAATGAATCTGAAATTATTATTAATGGCACCTACCAGGATACGGATAATCCTGTTGATTTTGTTACAGAAGATGAAAAAGATACCTTAATGGCAGGAACATTAATTATTGATGTTAGCTGTGATGAAGGAATGGGATTTTATTTTGCCCGGCCAACCACCTTCAAAGATCCAATTTTAAAGATTGACAACATTGACTATTATGCTGTTGATCATACACCAAGTTATCTTTGGGAAAGTGCTTCGAGGTCTATTTCTGCTGCACTAATTGTCTATTTACCAACAATTTTGAAAGGAAGTAAAAGTTGGATGGAAGATGCGACTATAGAAAGGGCCATAAATATTCAAAATGGAGTGGTTAAAAAAGCGTCTGTTTTAACTTTTCAGAATCGGATGTCGGAATATCCTCATGAATATATAAAAGCTAAAACTTAG
- a CDS encoding class I SAM-dependent methyltransferase produces the protein MSNENKSIHEFDLNLICEYFSHLERQGPGSAEITTKALSFIEGLGKEAKIADLGCGTGGQTMVLAQHTPGQVTGLDLFPTFINLFNKNAHQLKLEARVKGIVGSMDQLPFQFEELDLIWSEGAIYNIGFERGLREWKNFLKPGGYVAVSEASWFTEERPQEIHDFWMDAYPGIDTVPNKVKQMQKVGYVPVASFILPVNCWTNFYTMHSEAQKVFREKHEGNKAAEDFIANQRHEEKLYNKYKDFYGYAFYIGKKIE, from the coding sequence ATGAGTAATGAAAATAAATCAATACACGAATTCGATTTAAATTTAATCTGCGAATATTTCTCACACCTCGAACGACAGGGACCTGGAAGTGCGGAAATTACAACTAAAGCACTGAGTTTTATTGAGGGGCTTGGCAAAGAAGCAAAGATTGCTGACCTGGGCTGTGGTACCGGAGGCCAAACGATGGTTTTGGCACAACATACGCCAGGTCAAGTCACAGGACTCGATCTATTCCCCACGTTCATCAACCTGTTTAATAAAAATGCACATCAATTAAAACTGGAGGCGCGCGTAAAAGGTATTGTTGGCTCGATGGACCAACTGCCCTTTCAGTTTGAGGAACTGGATTTAATCTGGTCGGAAGGTGCCATTTACAACATCGGTTTTGAACGAGGGCTGCGAGAATGGAAGAATTTTCTGAAACCGGGAGGATACGTTGCAGTAAGCGAGGCATCTTGGTTTACAGAAGAACGTCCACAGGAAATTCATGATTTCTGGATGGACGCCTATCCCGGAATTGATACTGTTCCAAATAAAGTTAAACAAATGCAAAAAGTAGGATACGTACCTGTAGCATCGTTTATTTTGCCGGTAAATTGCTGGACCAATTTTTATACCATGCACTCCGAAGCGCAAAAAGTCTTTCGCGAAAAACATGAGGGCAATAAAGCTGCTGAAGATTTTATTGCCAACCAAAGACATGAAGAGAAACTGTATAACAAATACAAAGATTTTTATGGCTATGCATTTTATATCGGGAAGAAAATTGAGTAG
- a CDS encoding AbgT family transporter: MLKKVPHTYVIIFFLIVFCALLTWIIPGGEFERESVVVNGVERSVIQTGSFHKTDSQLQTWQVFSSFFDGFLSTSNIIALILLIGGSFWILNDSKSIDIGIHTFLKRLKRLERSKVLAFVGVHNIVLVSIMTIFSLFGAIFGMSEETIAFTIIFVPLAISMGYDSIVGVSLCFIAAAMGFAGAFLNPFTVGVAQGLSHIPLFSGLEYRILMWVVINFFGFAFILRYAAKIKKAPTTSVVYEDDAYWRSRNETTAVKIERIKPTAAWFALAIISVTLIVFSFTIPQSSINIGNNVFSIPAIPVATVLFIIMGALTLWRSVQYFILILLTFTIVFLVIGVMGHGWYIKEIATIFFAMGIFAGIAANKSPNTITKLFLDGAKDILPAAMIVGLARGIVVILEDGQIIDTILFYVSNSMQNFGEVGTVGIMYLIQTMLNVFIPSGSGQAALTIPIMSQISDLIGISRQTTVVIFQLGDGFTNMITPTSGVLIGVLGVARIPYEKWFKWAASFTLMLVVIGFLLILPTVFMDLNGF; encoded by the coding sequence ATGTTAAAGAAAGTTCCGCATACCTATGTCATCATATTTTTCCTGATTGTTTTTTGTGCTTTGCTGACCTGGATCATCCCCGGAGGCGAATTTGAGCGCGAAAGTGTTGTTGTTAATGGTGTTGAACGCAGTGTGATACAAACCGGCTCATTTCATAAAACCGACAGCCAGCTGCAGACATGGCAGGTTTTTTCATCATTTTTTGATGGCTTTTTAAGCACCTCGAATATTATTGCTCTCATTTTACTTATCGGAGGTTCGTTCTGGATTCTTAACGACAGCAAATCAATCGACATCGGTATCCATACTTTTCTGAAACGCTTAAAACGACTTGAACGATCGAAAGTGCTCGCATTTGTGGGTGTGCACAATATAGTACTTGTTTCTATAATGACCATCTTCAGCTTGTTTGGAGCCATTTTTGGCATGAGCGAAGAAACCATTGCCTTTACCATCATTTTTGTTCCCCTGGCCATTTCTATGGGCTACGACTCGATTGTTGGTGTTTCGCTGTGTTTTATTGCGGCAGCAATGGGTTTTGCCGGCGCTTTTTTAAATCCTTTTACCGTTGGTGTTGCTCAGGGACTTTCTCATATCCCTTTGTTTTCAGGATTGGAATACCGAATTTTGATGTGGGTAGTGATCAACTTTTTTGGTTTTGCGTTTATTCTGCGTTATGCCGCCAAAATAAAAAAAGCCCCTACCACATCAGTTGTTTACGAAGACGATGCATATTGGCGGTCGCGCAATGAAACCACAGCCGTAAAAATTGAAAGGATAAAACCTACTGCAGCCTGGTTTGCACTGGCAATAATTTCTGTTACACTCATCGTTTTCTCCTTCACCATCCCGCAAAGTTCAATAAACATTGGAAACAATGTATTTTCTATTCCGGCCATTCCGGTAGCCACAGTGCTTTTTATTATTATGGGCGCTTTAACCCTGTGGAGGTCAGTGCAATATTTTATTTTAATCCTGCTCACCTTTACCATTGTTTTCCTTGTAATTGGAGTAATGGGGCACGGCTGGTACATTAAAGAAATTGCTACTATCTTTTTTGCTATGGGAATTTTTGCCGGCATCGCAGCTAATAAATCGCCCAACACAATTACCAAACTTTTTTTAGATGGCGCCAAAGACATTCTTCCGGCTGCCATGATAGTAGGTTTAGCCCGCGGAATAGTGGTTATTCTTGAAGACGGACAGATCATCGATACCATTCTGTTTTATGTTTCGAACTCGATGCAAAACTTCGGAGAGGTTGGAACAGTGGGAATTATGTACCTGATACAAACTATGCTTAATGTGTTTATTCCATCCGGATCGGGACAGGCGGCGTTAACAATTCCGATTATGTCGCAGATATCGGATTTGATTGGAATTTCGCGCCAGACTACCGTGGTAATATTTCAGCTAGGAGATGGTTTTACCAATATGATTACACCCACAAGTGGAGTATTAATTGGCGTTTTGGGAGTGGCACGCATCCCTTACGAAAAATGGTTTAAATGGGCTGCTTCGTTTACTTTAATGCTAGTAGTTATTGGTTTTTTATTGATTTTACCAACTGTTTTTATGGATTTGAATGGATTTTAA
- a CDS encoding 4Fe-4S binding protein: MAYKISDECIACGTCIDECPVDAIAEGDIYTIDAELCTDCGSCAEVCPVEAIAIEE, translated from the coding sequence ATGGCATACAAAATTTCAGATGAATGTATCGCATGCGGTACTTGTATCGATGAGTGCCCGGTTGACGCAATTGCAGAAGGTGATATCTATACCATCGATGCAGAGCTTTGTACAGACTGTGGTTCATGCGCAGAAGTTTGTCCGGTTGAAGCAATTGCTATTGAAGAATAG
- a CDS encoding glycosyltransferase family 2 protein — MFADKYLEKNQHKILINELPEEAPGIIVVIPCLRETELTNTLNSLNACDLPKCKVEVILLINQSEVADADTIRLNKQTKTDAEKWIGANPKSGILFYVVGPISLKKKWAGAGLARKKGMDEAIRRFNLNDNKNGILVSLDADTLVAKNYLIEIEKHFRENPKQVGATVAFEHQKQQLDEKHRRGIELYELYLNYYKQALHYCGYPYSLFTIGSAFAVKAEAYVKRGGMNRRQAGEDFYFLQNLVQIGRVGEIISTKVYPSARLSNRVPFGTGPILQKWMKGEEDLSLTYNFEAFKNLRQFFAQKDRLFKIQQNDYLEFVNHLNEPVKEFLELDQFCVELEDLNNNCSRLETFQVRFFQKFNAFKILKFLNFAHEKFYRKADLLQQIKLLNREQKD, encoded by the coding sequence ATGTTTGCCGATAAATACCTGGAAAAGAATCAGCACAAAATCCTCATCAACGAGTTGCCGGAAGAAGCACCGGGAATAATTGTTGTTATTCCGTGTTTACGCGAAACGGAGTTGACGAATACATTAAATTCGCTGAATGCGTGTGATTTGCCGAAATGTAAGGTTGAAGTTATTCTGCTTATCAACCAATCGGAAGTGGCTGATGCCGACACTATTCGCTTAAACAAACAAACAAAAACTGATGCCGAAAAATGGATAGGAGCGAACCCAAAAAGCGGCATTCTGTTTTATGTTGTTGGCCCGATAAGCCTGAAAAAGAAATGGGCAGGAGCAGGTTTGGCGCGCAAAAAAGGAATGGATGAAGCCATAAGAAGATTCAATCTCAACGATAATAAGAACGGAATTTTGGTGTCGCTGGATGCCGATACACTGGTGGCAAAAAACTACCTGATCGAAATTGAAAAGCATTTCAGAGAAAACCCGAAGCAGGTTGGTGCAACAGTGGCTTTTGAGCATCAGAAACAACAGTTGGATGAAAAGCACCGGCGGGGGATTGAGTTGTACGAGTTGTATCTCAATTATTACAAACAGGCACTTCATTATTGTGGTTATCCGTATTCGCTGTTCACCATTGGTTCTGCTTTTGCCGTAAAAGCCGAAGCCTACGTTAAACGTGGAGGAATGAACAGAAGGCAGGCAGGTGAAGATTTTTACTTTCTGCAAAACCTGGTGCAAATTGGCCGGGTTGGAGAAATAATAAGCACAAAGGTTTATCCGTCGGCACGCCTTTCTAATCGCGTGCCTTTTGGAACCGGCCCCATTTTGCAAAAATGGATGAAAGGAGAGGAGGATCTGTCGTTGACTTATAACTTCGAAGCGTTTAAAAACCTACGGCAGTTTTTTGCTCAGAAAGACCGTTTGTTTAAAATTCAACAAAACGACTATTTGGAGTTTGTGAACCATTTAAATGAGCCGGTAAAGGAATTTCTTGAACTGGACCAATTTTGTGTTGAGTTGGAGGATTTAAATAACAATTGTTCGCGTTTAGAAACCTTTCAGGTGCGGTTCTTTCAGAAATTCAATGCCTTTAAAATTCTGAAGTTTCTGAATTTTGCCCACGAAAAATTTTATCGGAAAGCTGATTTATTGCAGCAGATAAAGTTATTGAACCGGGAACAGAAGGATTAA
- a CDS encoding OmpH family outer membrane protein yields the protein MKGTSLVVSVVLFVAVAVLYVLHFTGSSASEGTPIKAAAGTGGDLKIAYIKADSVLLNYTLSQDLHDEFTKQQEAYTTEYGTKRQSFEKEAAAFQEKLQRGGFLTEQRAVQERDRLLGKEQEIQKLDQELSTKLAKIQQDNNNKILDNMMDYLERYNEKAGYDYILNGANVLIGPETTNITAEVLKALNEEYDVAKTE from the coding sequence ATGAAAGGAACATCGTTAGTAGTTAGTGTAGTGCTTTTTGTTGCAGTTGCAGTTTTGTACGTTTTACATTTTACAGGTAGCAGCGCCAGTGAAGGAACACCAATTAAAGCAGCGGCCGGAACGGGTGGTGATTTGAAAATCGCTTATATTAAAGCCGATTCGGTGCTTTTAAATTACACATTGTCGCAAGATTTGCACGATGAGTTTACCAAACAACAGGAAGCTTATACAACTGAATATGGAACTAAGCGTCAGTCGTTTGAAAAGGAAGCAGCTGCTTTCCAGGAAAAACTTCAGCGCGGTGGCTTTTTAACCGAACAACGTGCCGTACAGGAGCGTGATCGTTTATTGGGTAAAGAGCAGGAAATTCAGAAACTGGATCAGGAGTTGTCTACTAAATTGGCCAAAATTCAACAGGATAACAATAATAAAATTCTGGATAATATGATGGATTACCTGGAGCGTTACAACGAAAAAGCCGGTTACGATTACATTTTAAATGGCGCTAACGTTTTAATTGGGCCTGAGACAACTAATATTACTGCTGAAGTTTTAAAGGCTTTGAATGAAGAATATGACGTTGCAAAAACAGAATAA
- a CDS encoding proline dehydrogenase family protein has translation MLNKLIANILPYMPKKLVWVFSKRYIAGESMEEGLLASKLLNEKGIEVTVDILGEFITTLDEAEKNRDEYLEVIERFTSENVKGNFSIKPTMFGLLINKELCYNLLREVVQFAAEKDSFVRIDMEDSQCVDMELDVFRRLRKEFPKHVGLVLQAYLRRTESDLIALNDLNNANYPISFRLCKGIYVEPENIAFKEYDEVRKHFLRDLKYMFENKMYVGIATHDKFLVEESMKMIGELNIANDMYEFQMLYGVTPELRQLIVDNGHKMRVYVPFGEKWFNYSTRRLKENPKMAQHIIKALFIRG, from the coding sequence ATGTTGAATAAGTTAATAGCTAATATACTGCCCTACATGCCCAAAAAACTGGTTTGGGTATTCTCGAAGCGCTATATTGCAGGCGAATCGATGGAAGAAGGTTTGCTTGCCTCAAAGCTCCTGAACGAAAAAGGAATTGAAGTTACAGTAGATATTTTAGGTGAATTTATTACAACGCTTGATGAAGCAGAAAAAAACCGTGACGAGTACCTTGAAGTAATCGAGCGGTTTACTTCGGAAAATGTAAAAGGCAATTTTTCGATAAAACCAACTATGTTTGGGCTACTTATTAATAAAGAATTGTGCTACAACCTGCTGCGTGAGGTTGTGCAGTTTGCTGCGGAGAAAGATTCATTCGTTCGTATTGATATGGAAGACTCACAGTGTGTTGACATGGAATTGGATGTTTTTCGCCGTTTGAGGAAAGAATTTCCAAAACATGTTGGTCTGGTACTTCAGGCTTATTTACGCCGTACTGAAAGTGATTTGATAGCACTGAACGACCTGAACAACGCAAACTACCCCATCAGTTTCCGGCTGTGTAAAGGTATTTATGTTGAACCCGAAAACATTGCATTTAAAGAGTACGACGAAGTTCGTAAGCATTTCCTGAGGGATTTGAAATACATGTTCGAAAATAAAATGTATGTGGGAATCGCCACTCACGATAAATTTCTGGTTGAGGAATCGATGAAGATGATCGGGGAGCTGAATATCGCGAATGATATGTACGAGTTCCAAATGCTGTACGGAGTAACACCCGAACTGCGCCAGTTAATCGTTGACAACGGACATAAAATGCGCGTGTATGTTCCCTTTGGCGAAAAATGGTTTAACTATTCAACCAGAAGATTAAAAGAGAATCCAAAAATGGCTCAACATATAATTAAGGCACTTTTTATAAGGGGGTAA